In a single window of the Tellurirhabdus bombi genome:
- a CDS encoding DUF4350 domain-containing protein: protein MKINRYLLILLLTVVAYGLFEYYRPKPIDWRATYVNKDKIPFGTRVLYELLPEFLNDQPVEVSRLPVFNQLTETKLPARSNYFFVCERIKLSTFDQTKLLQYVAKGNNTFLSAYYFPDSLAKTLGFKADLRAPSLRDTTLGVNFVNPSLRRKSPYHFRYDDGRNFLEPTSNRVTVLARNARNEPVFLKIPYGKGVFYIHNLPLAFTNYYLLDPNSEDFASKSLAYLPKWPTYWDEYQKRGRFDENEQTPLRYVLSQEPLRWAYYLTLASLLLYAIFAGKRTQRIIPIVEKPKNTSLEFVQTVGGLYFQRGDHTNLAQKKVQYFFAFLREHYLLNPSYPDEEFKETLSQKSGVSPADIRDLFRVIAFAQQQTTVSEHDLLVLNEKIEAFYNLTKN, encoded by the coding sequence TTGAAAATCAACCGATACCTGCTTATTCTCCTGCTAACAGTCGTCGCCTACGGCCTGTTTGAGTATTACCGTCCGAAGCCCATCGACTGGCGGGCAACGTACGTCAACAAGGATAAGATTCCGTTCGGGACCCGGGTACTTTACGAATTGTTACCCGAATTCCTGAATGACCAACCGGTGGAAGTTTCCCGACTGCCGGTCTTCAACCAACTGACTGAAACGAAGCTGCCCGCTCGTAGCAATTATTTCTTTGTCTGTGAACGCATTAAACTAAGTACGTTCGATCAAACAAAGCTGCTTCAGTATGTCGCGAAGGGGAACAACACGTTTTTGTCAGCTTACTATTTCCCGGATTCACTGGCCAAAACGCTGGGGTTCAAGGCCGACCTGAGAGCACCATCGCTGCGCGATACGACCCTGGGGGTTAATTTCGTTAATCCCAGTCTTCGTCGTAAAAGTCCCTACCATTTTCGGTACGATGATGGGCGGAATTTCCTGGAGCCTACTTCCAACCGCGTGACTGTCCTGGCCCGAAATGCCCGTAACGAGCCTGTTTTCCTGAAAATTCCGTACGGAAAAGGCGTGTTTTACATTCATAATTTACCCCTTGCTTTCACCAATTATTACCTCCTCGACCCAAACAGCGAAGATTTTGCTTCGAAGTCACTCGCGTACTTACCTAAATGGCCTACTTATTGGGATGAATACCAGAAACGCGGTCGGTTTGATGAAAATGAGCAGACACCGTTGCGCTACGTACTGAGTCAGGAACCGTTGCGCTGGGCTTACTATTTGACCCTGGCCAGTCTACTTCTATACGCCATCTTTGCCGGAAAGCGAACGCAACGCATTATCCCCATTGTCGAAAAGCCGAAGAACACGTCCCTTGAATTTGTGCAAACGGTGGGTGGACTGTATTTTCAGCGGGGTGACCATACCAATCTGGCGCAAAAGAAAGTGCAGTACTTTTTTGCTTTCCTTCGTGAGCATTATCTGCTAAATCCGTCCTATCCTGACGAAGAATTTAAAGAAACGCTTTCCCAAAAAAGTGGCGTTTCGCCTGCTGATATTCGCGATTTATTCCGGGTCATTGCCTTTGCGCAGCAACAGACAACCGTGAGCGAGCACGATTTATTGGTCTTAAACGAGAAAATTGAAGCGTTTTATAACCTTACCAAGAACTAA
- a CDS encoding DUF4129 domain-containing protein, with product MKVIINRRVSWCFFALLFWLSWGGFAQQPAQNDRSRIELRRLNQDKLEDYRTSRDYQYDREAPPPQNPLAKFWAWVVGKIQSFLRSSAYENVWQYVFLAVFAGFVIWLLVKADVTGIVFGKAAKKSALGYQTITDNIHEINFSERIEEAIGQKAYRLAIRLLYLQTLKDLSDRELITWKPDKTNHSYVLELAQTPYQSRFAELTRQFEYAWYGDFPVTEERFGSIRETFRQFFGSAR from the coding sequence ATGAAGGTGATTATTAATCGACGGGTTAGCTGGTGCTTTTTCGCGCTGCTTTTCTGGCTAAGTTGGGGCGGCTTCGCCCAGCAACCAGCCCAGAATGATCGCAGCCGGATAGAACTGCGCCGCCTGAACCAGGATAAATTGGAAGACTACCGAACCAGCCGCGACTACCAATATGACCGCGAGGCACCCCCACCGCAAAATCCACTGGCGAAGTTTTGGGCTTGGGTAGTTGGTAAGATTCAGTCGTTTTTGCGGAGCAGCGCGTACGAAAATGTCTGGCAGTACGTCTTCTTAGCCGTCTTTGCGGGCTTTGTCATCTGGCTGTTAGTCAAAGCAGATGTTACCGGGATCGTTTTTGGAAAAGCAGCCAAAAAATCAGCACTGGGTTACCAAACCATTACCGACAATATTCACGAGATTAACTTCTCGGAACGCATTGAAGAAGCCATTGGGCAGAAAGCGTATCGCTTAGCCATACGATTATTGTATTTGCAAACCCTTAAGGATCTCTCTGACCGTGAACTAATTACTTGGAAACCAGACAAAACAAACCACAGCTATGTCCTGGAACTAGCACAAACACCTTACCAGTCCAGGTTCGCGGAATTAACCCGCCAATTTGAATATGCCTGGTACGGTGACTTTCCAGTAACCGAAGAACGGTTTGGAAGCATTCGGGAAACATTTAGACAATTTTTTGGCTCAGCACGTTGA
- a CDS encoding stage II sporulation protein M → MREAIFVKRNTDKWKQIESVHATDPDILTERFIELTDDLSYARTFYPNAPVTRYLNGLAARMHRDLMRNKREDRGRFVTFWKYELPLLFRKTHRLLLVSFVIFMVGALLGWVSAANDETFVRLIMGDGYVNMTLENIRKGDPLAVYKSRGQADMFLSITINNIRVSFVAFVLGLMASVGTISVLFQNGVMLGSFQYFFYDRDLLVKSVLTIWIHGTLEISAIVIAGAAGLTLGNSLLFPGTYSRLESFKRGAKQGVKIIIGLIPIFITAGFLESFVTRLPLHPVASSAIILLSAAFLVWYFILYPIQLNRNQPHD, encoded by the coding sequence ATGCGTGAAGCTATTTTTGTTAAGCGCAATACCGATAAATGGAAGCAGATCGAATCGGTGCACGCAACCGATCCGGATATTTTAACGGAACGGTTTATTGAGCTGACCGATGATTTGTCGTACGCGCGGACTTTTTACCCCAACGCCCCCGTCACGCGCTACCTCAATGGCCTCGCTGCCCGCATGCACCGCGATTTGATGCGCAACAAACGGGAAGACCGAGGCCGCTTCGTGACCTTCTGGAAGTACGAGTTGCCTCTGCTCTTCCGAAAAACACACCGCCTGCTGCTCGTGTCGTTCGTTATTTTTATGGTTGGCGCGCTGCTAGGCTGGGTTTCGGCAGCCAACGACGAAACGTTTGTCCGGTTGATTATGGGCGATGGGTATGTGAACATGACGCTGGAAAACATCCGCAAAGGCGATCCGCTGGCCGTTTATAAAAGCCGGGGGCAGGCCGATATGTTTCTGTCTATTACCATCAATAATATTCGGGTTTCGTTTGTCGCGTTCGTACTTGGCCTGATGGCCTCCGTCGGAACCATTAGTGTGCTCTTTCAGAACGGAGTGATGCTGGGTTCGTTCCAGTATTTCTTCTACGACCGCGATTTGTTGGTGAAGTCTGTTTTAACGATCTGGATTCACGGAACGCTCGAAATCTCGGCCATTGTCATTGCCGGGGCCGCCGGACTGACACTGGGAAACAGCCTGCTTTTTCCGGGCACCTATTCCCGGCTGGAGTCGTTCAAGCGGGGCGCGAAGCAAGGCGTCAAAATCATTATTGGCCTTATTCCGATTTTTATCACTGCGGGGTTCCTAGAGAGCTTTGTCACCCGCTTGCCGCTGCACCCGGTAGCAAGTTCGGCCATTATTCTCCTATCGGCAGCCTTTCTGGTATGGTATTTTATCCTTTATCCAATTCAACTAAACCGTAACCAGCCTCATGATTAA
- a CDS encoding RDD family protein encodes MSVSIQTSQNVLLEYEPASIGDRILATLIDYVIFLVWFMLVGWLSRYVIRINVMSSFFSLALFYLPIMFYDLLSEVFMNGQSLGKRTVNIRVVRLDGSQPNLGGYVIRWLLRLLESPLVFGGIVAIIAIAVSGRGQRVGDVAAGTTVVKLNATVALHEVVYGNLPDNYQVRFPEVKNLSDRDIQIIRGVVQRGNAEVAERTARKVQQVLSLETDLEDRVFLQTLLNDYQHIAMN; translated from the coding sequence GTGAGCGTATCGATCCAAACATCCCAGAACGTACTGCTGGAATACGAACCCGCCAGCATTGGCGACCGAATTCTGGCAACCCTGATTGACTATGTGATTTTTCTGGTCTGGTTCATGCTTGTCGGCTGGCTAAGTAGATACGTGATTCGAATCAATGTCATGAGTTCATTTTTTTCTCTGGCTCTGTTTTACCTTCCCATCATGTTTTATGACCTGCTGTCGGAGGTGTTCATGAACGGGCAGAGCCTGGGGAAGCGAACGGTGAATATCCGGGTGGTCCGGCTCGATGGCTCACAACCCAATCTAGGCGGTTATGTCATTCGGTGGCTGCTGCGGTTGCTTGAGTCACCGCTGGTTTTTGGAGGAATCGTGGCAATCATCGCGATTGCGGTTAGTGGGCGTGGCCAGCGGGTGGGGGATGTGGCCGCCGGGACTACCGTCGTAAAACTAAATGCTACCGTAGCGCTCCATGAGGTGGTTTACGGCAATTTGCCTGATAATTATCAGGTGCGTTTTCCAGAAGTAAAAAACCTGTCTGATCGGGATATACAAATTATCCGGGGGGTTGTGCAGCGGGGAAATGCCGAGGTTGCCGAACGAACCGCCCGGAAGGTGCAACAGGTATTAAGCCTTGAAACAGACCTGGAAGATCGTGTTTTTCTCCAGACATTACTGAACGATTATCAACATATCGCTATGAACTAG
- a CDS encoding M20 metallopeptidase family protein, producing the protein MQDQIKSLARQYAADIVANRRHLHANPELSFHEYNTAKFVAEQLKAIGLTPQEGVAGTGLVAIIEGTNPTSRVVGLRADMDALPILEANDVPYKSTVPGVMHACGHDVHTSSLLGTARILQNLRDQFEGTVKLVFQPAEEKAPGGASLMIKDGVLENPAPASMIGQHVAPNIPVGKIGFREGMYMASTDELYLTVKGKGGHGAMPDQLIDPVLIASHIIVALQQIISRNRKPANPSVLSFGRFIADGVTNVIPNEVHIEGTFRCMDEEWREDGLKRMKKLAEGMAEAMGGSCELNVVRGYPFLKNHPELTRRLRSSATAYMGSENVINLDLWMAGEDFAFYSQVVDSCFYRLGTRNEERGIISGVHTPTFDIDESALEIGAGLMSWLAINELSSQK; encoded by the coding sequence ATGCAAGATCAAATTAAAAGCTTGGCCCGTCAATACGCGGCTGATATCGTTGCCAACCGGCGGCACCTGCACGCCAATCCAGAGTTGTCTTTTCATGAATACAACACGGCTAAGTTTGTCGCCGAGCAACTGAAAGCGATTGGCCTCACGCCGCAGGAAGGCGTGGCCGGAACAGGTCTGGTGGCCATTATTGAAGGAACAAATCCGACCAGCCGGGTGGTGGGGTTGCGGGCCGACATGGATGCCTTGCCCATTCTGGAAGCGAACGATGTGCCTTATAAATCGACTGTTCCGGGCGTGATGCACGCCTGCGGACACGATGTACACACATCCTCACTGCTCGGGACGGCCCGCATTCTGCAAAACCTACGTGACCAGTTTGAAGGCACCGTTAAGCTTGTTTTTCAACCGGCGGAGGAGAAAGCGCCCGGCGGAGCGTCGCTCATGATCAAAGACGGTGTACTGGAAAATCCGGCCCCGGCCAGCATGATTGGGCAGCACGTGGCACCGAATATTCCGGTGGGGAAAATTGGCTTCCGCGAAGGCATGTACATGGCCAGCACGGACGAACTGTACCTGACCGTGAAAGGCAAAGGCGGCCACGGAGCCATGCCAGACCAGTTGATCGACCCTGTATTGATCGCTTCGCACATCATTGTAGCGTTGCAGCAGATTATCAGCCGGAACCGCAAACCGGCGAACCCGTCGGTCTTGTCTTTCGGGCGGTTTATTGCCGATGGCGTGACGAATGTGATTCCGAACGAAGTGCATATTGAAGGAACGTTTCGCTGCATGGACGAAGAGTGGCGCGAAGATGGCCTGAAGCGCATGAAAAAACTGGCCGAGGGCATGGCCGAAGCAATGGGAGGAAGCTGCGAACTGAACGTTGTGCGCGGGTATCCATTCCTTAAAAACCACCCTGAGCTGACGCGGCGGCTGCGCTCATCCGCCACGGCTTACATGGGCTCAGAAAACGTCATTAACCTGGATCTCTGGATGGCCGGTGAAGACTTTGCGTTTTATTCGCAGGTGGTTGATTCTTGTTTCTACCGGCTGGGAACGCGCAACGAAGAACGAGGCATTATCTCGGGCGTGCATACGCCTACGTTTGACATCGACGAGTCGGCGCTGGAAATTGGAGCGGGTCTAATGAGTTGGTTAGCCATTAACGAGTTAAGCTCCCAAAAATAA
- a CDS encoding SixA phosphatase family protein, which translates to MVCIAWRPFYLTIVVSLAIFSLSSCSTSTIYIVRHAEKVSEADTTSLSPVGFQRAEDLAGALINAQIDSILTTPYRRTRQTAEPLARQLNLPIVSYSARSTEEIVQRLERMKGKNVLVVGHSNTILEIARGLGVKPRMTKIESDDFDNLLRITLERGLFGKSVRLRESTYGEPTPP; encoded by the coding sequence ATGGTTTGCATTGCGTGGCGTCCTTTTTACCTGACGATTGTAGTTAGTTTGGCTATTTTTAGTCTTTCTTCCTGCTCGACCAGTACCATCTATATTGTTCGGCATGCGGAGAAGGTGAGCGAAGCCGACACAACCAGCCTTTCGCCAGTGGGTTTCCAGCGGGCCGAAGACCTGGCCGGGGCGCTCATCAACGCCCAGATTGATTCCATTCTAACCACGCCATACCGCCGAACCCGGCAAACGGCCGAACCACTAGCCCGTCAGTTAAACCTGCCCATCGTTTCGTATTCAGCTCGTTCGACGGAGGAAATTGTACAAAGGCTGGAGCGCATGAAGGGAAAAAACGTTCTGGTGGTAGGTCACAGCAATACCATTTTGGAAATTGCCAGAGGATTAGGCGTCAAGCCGAGAATGACGAAAATAGAATCAGACGATTTTGATAACCTACTGAGAATTACGCTCGAAAGAGGACTTTTTGGTAAATCCGTCCGCCTCCGAGAAAGTACGTATGGGGAGCCAACACCTCCGTGA
- a CDS encoding TonB family protein, with amino-acid sequence MLQQSKTNRWALVKYGAVAALTTAVVVFVAACEDQSKKDVVQQESATASSAAKTISGQILSPDGKPLAGANIELKNQSRGTSTDANGNFIFSNVPGNATLVVTFDGYPTTEIAVANPAAAPKRGNLIVKMGISSAATNLPTKPRVDEETSPLVDGKIFAVVQHQPEFPGGTPALFEWLGKNMRYPEAAVRANVSGRVFVNFIVTTDGSIKDVKILKGMGFGTDEEAKRIVAAMPKWKPAMQDGKPVNVRFNLPIHFSLEE; translated from the coding sequence ATGTTACAACAATCCAAAACCAATCGGTGGGCACTGGTGAAATACGGTGCCGTTGCCGCCTTGACTACTGCCGTTGTCGTGTTCGTTGCTGCCTGCGAAGACCAGTCCAAGAAGGACGTCGTTCAACAGGAGTCGGCTACTGCTAGCTCCGCCGCCAAAACCATTTCGGGCCAGATTCTTTCGCCGGATGGCAAGCCGTTAGCTGGTGCCAACATTGAGTTAAAGAATCAATCCAGAGGCACTTCAACCGATGCAAACGGTAATTTTATTTTTTCTAACGTGCCGGGTAATGCCACGCTGGTTGTTACGTTTGATGGTTACCCTACCACAGAAATCGCCGTTGCCAATCCGGCTGCCGCTCCCAAACGCGGTAATCTTATCGTCAAAATGGGAATCAGTTCTGCTGCTACTAACCTGCCTACAAAGCCGCGGGTAGATGAAGAAACCAGCCCGTTGGTCGATGGAAAGATTTTTGCGGTAGTTCAGCACCAACCCGAATTTCCGGGTGGTACGCCAGCTTTGTTCGAATGGCTGGGTAAAAACATGCGCTATCCAGAGGCGGCGGTTCGCGCCAATGTATCAGGCCGGGTTTTTGTCAACTTCATCGTAACGACTGATGGTAGCATTAAGGATGTAAAAATATTGAAAGGGATGGGATTTGGTACAGATGAGGAGGCCAAACGCATCGTTGCAGCCATGCCGAAGTGGAAACCAGCTATGCAGGATGGTAAACCGGTTAATGTCCGTTTTAATCTGCCCATACACTTTTCTTTGGAAGAGTAA
- a CDS encoding M56 family metallopeptidase, producing the protein MNAVDYFLKANLYLVLFYACYWLWLRRHTFFKLNRAYLIGSVLVALLLPLVELSTQTVEQLPMPIGVITLPVTVLAQPTEPTGPDWKIISYGVYGLIAALIFVRLLSRLTGVSRLIARSRRVPREDHVLVLPEKKEVPSFSFFRYLVLNPVDAQEHQNIVCQHEMVHIRQWHSADILFFELVQVVFWLNPVFIFYKQAIRQVHEFLADESANDKNQYATFLVEYAFNAQPDSLANSFFNPSLLKERILMLHSRTTSRWAVGKYLLVIPLATGLLAMTTAREELTNLVTSVADEKVTVTGTVFNQDKKPLAGATIIVKGTTTGASTNKQGTYQLKNIAANAELVVSFVGYDSQVKAVAGKTSVDFTLAQRPEVLSEIVVVGFVPEVKPTVPEEKSTAEKSDKVFTVVEQKPEFPGGIEALQQYLARHIRYSAAAARSNIQGTVFVDFIINQNGAVSDIKVQKGIGYGCDEEAVRVVSQMPNWTPGKQNGEPVSVKYTIPVRFMLEGNKKLPAEDLSKGVFAPNQWDDPAPLFIIDGIPQVDRPAPGQINPNNILSIDVLKDASATALYGERGKNGVIQVTTKNASTQQKATAFKNQLKIYTDRKLPATYYVNDQVITREEASEISPNTIERIDVNHQADPSEVRIYTRK; encoded by the coding sequence ATGAATGCAGTAGACTATTTTCTCAAAGCCAACCTGTATCTGGTGTTATTCTACGCCTGCTACTGGTTATGGCTGCGGCGACATACCTTTTTTAAACTGAATCGAGCTTATCTGATCGGTTCCGTTTTGGTTGCGTTGCTTCTGCCGCTGGTCGAATTATCGACCCAGACAGTTGAACAACTGCCCATGCCCATTGGGGTTATAACGCTGCCCGTGACCGTATTAGCTCAACCAACCGAACCAACCGGCCCCGATTGGAAAATTATTAGCTATGGGGTATATGGCTTAATAGCCGCACTAATTTTCGTTCGGCTATTATCCCGGTTGACGGGCGTTAGTCGGTTAATTGCTCGCTCCCGACGAGTTCCTCGGGAAGACCACGTGCTGGTGCTGCCTGAAAAAAAGGAGGTGCCGTCTTTTTCGTTTTTCCGCTATCTGGTGCTTAACCCAGTGGATGCTCAAGAACACCAGAACATTGTTTGTCAGCATGAAATGGTGCATATCCGGCAATGGCACAGCGCCGACATTCTGTTTTTTGAGCTGGTTCAGGTTGTTTTCTGGCTTAATCCGGTTTTTATATTCTACAAACAGGCCATTCGGCAGGTTCACGAATTTCTGGCCGACGAGAGTGCTAACGACAAAAATCAATACGCCACCTTTCTGGTGGAATACGCCTTCAATGCGCAGCCAGACAGCCTTGCCAACAGCTTTTTTAACCCTTCCCTGCTGAAAGAACGCATTCTGATGTTGCACAGCCGCACGACCAGCCGCTGGGCAGTCGGAAAATATTTACTGGTGATTCCACTAGCAACCGGATTGCTGGCGATGACCACGGCCCGGGAAGAGCTTACCAATCTGGTTACATCGGTAGCAGATGAAAAAGTTACGGTTACCGGCACCGTGTTCAATCAGGATAAAAAGCCGCTGGCCGGGGCAACGATCATTGTCAAAGGGACAACAACGGGGGCATCAACGAATAAGCAGGGAACTTACCAATTGAAAAACATAGCGGCCAATGCTGAATTGGTGGTCAGTTTTGTCGGCTATGATTCTCAGGTAAAAGCCGTTGCGGGCAAAACCAGCGTTGACTTTACGCTAGCCCAGCGCCCGGAAGTACTGAGTGAAATAGTCGTGGTGGGCTTTGTTCCTGAAGTCAAACCAACAGTTCCTGAAGAAAAATCTACCGCAGAGAAATCGGACAAAGTATTTACGGTGGTCGAGCAAAAGCCGGAATTTCCGGGGGGAATCGAAGCCTTGCAGCAGTACCTGGCCCGGCACATACGCTACTCAGCCGCCGCCGCTCGCAGCAATATCCAGGGGACTGTTTTTGTTGATTTTATTATTAATCAAAACGGCGCCGTAAGCGACATAAAGGTGCAGAAAGGGATTGGCTACGGCTGCGACGAAGAAGCCGTTCGGGTGGTTAGCCAGATGCCCAACTGGACGCCAGGAAAGCAGAACGGAGAACCTGTCTCGGTCAAGTATACAATACCCGTTCGGTTTATGCTGGAAGGCAACAAAAAACTTCCGGCAGAAGACTTATCGAAAGGTGTCTTTGCGCCTAATCAGTGGGATGACCCAGCGCCGCTATTTATCATCGACGGAATCCCCCAGGTAGATCGTCCTGCTCCTGGACAAATAAACCCTAACAACATTCTATCGATTGATGTGCTCAAAGATGCATCAGCAACCGCCCTTTATGGCGAACGGGGTAAAAACGGCGTCATTCAGGTAACCACCAAAAATGCGTCGACTCAGCAAAAGGCTACTGCCTTTAAGAATCAGCTCAAAATCTATACAGACCGAAAGCTACCTGCCACCTACTACGTGAACGATCAGGTTATTACACGCGAGGAAGCGAGCGAAATATCCCCGAATACCATCGAGCGGATCGACGTTAACCACCAGGCAGACCCGTCCGAAGTCCGAATCTATACCCGAAAATAA
- a CDS encoding BlaI/MecI/CopY family transcriptional regulator yields MQVRELTKAEEEIMRVLWKLEKAFVKDVLAELSDEPKPAYNTVSTIIRILEKKGLVGYRAYGKTHEYYPLITEEQYKQFQTEQLMSNYFDNSLKKLVSFFVKDRNLSLKEANEIIELLNRKKNV; encoded by the coding sequence ATGCAGGTACGTGAACTCACCAAAGCCGAAGAAGAAATCATGCGGGTATTGTGGAAGCTGGAAAAAGCGTTTGTGAAAGACGTTTTGGCGGAGCTTTCCGATGAGCCAAAACCAGCTTACAATACAGTTTCTACCATCATTCGGATTCTGGAAAAGAAAGGATTGGTAGGCTACCGGGCTTACGGCAAAACGCATGAGTATTACCCGCTGATCACGGAAGAGCAGTACAAGCAATTCCAGACCGAGCAGTTGATGTCCAACTACTTTGATAATTCGCTGAAAAAGCTGGTTTCGTTTTTTGTCAAAGATCGGAATCTATCGTTGAAGGAAGCCAATGAAATCATCGAACTCCTAAACCGTAAAAAAAACGTATGA
- a CDS encoding M61 family metallopeptidase has protein sequence MHYKLFSENPASRSLNVECHLADIDTESVELQLPSWRPGRYELQHFAKNIQQFEITDINGNPLIFRKITKDRWHIQTEGISELVVRFTYYSNVINAGTSYADHRLLYINPVNVCLYAEGRLHERCTVELGIPDDWQIACGLKKTGPTTLVANDFYELVDCPLIASPDLQHNQYVIDGIPFHVWIHGNYQPDWERIKYDFTRFTEAQLQLFGAFPETEYHFLTLVLDTPYYHGVEHRNSTMLVLGPPEDGLYVDLLGVSSHELFHTWNIIRIRPTELLPYDFTRENYFPTCFVAEGVTTYYGDLILRRSGVFSDEAYRKELHVLFKRHFEQSGRAAQSLVESSWDLWLDGYEKGVPDRKVSVYHKGAIAAMILDLHLRRKTNHQTTLDNVMRIMWERFGKPFIGYSLDDYRAVCEEVAGEKLDWYFDACIFSNQPLEMLLNDYLNFVGLQISYESGDTTSLLLHDLEDADGQEERKKWWTEPSA, from the coding sequence ATATTGACACTGAGAGTGTTGAGCTTCAACTACCAAGCTGGCGTCCCGGCCGGTATGAGCTTCAGCATTTTGCCAAAAATATTCAGCAATTTGAGATCACGGACATAAACGGTAACCCACTGATTTTCCGCAAAATAACCAAAGATCGCTGGCACATACAAACGGAAGGAATTTCAGAACTGGTGGTTCGTTTTACGTATTACAGCAACGTAATCAATGCCGGAACGTCCTACGCCGACCATCGCCTGCTCTACATTAACCCCGTCAATGTCTGCCTCTATGCTGAAGGCCGCCTGCACGAACGCTGTACGGTTGAACTCGGTATTCCCGATGATTGGCAAATAGCCTGTGGCCTGAAAAAAACTGGCCCAACGACGCTGGTAGCAAACGACTTTTACGAACTGGTTGACTGCCCGCTCATTGCTTCGCCAGATTTACAACATAATCAGTATGTCATCGATGGCATTCCCTTTCACGTTTGGATTCATGGCAACTACCAACCTGATTGGGAGCGGATTAAATACGATTTTACGCGGTTTACAGAAGCACAACTTCAGTTATTTGGCGCGTTCCCGGAGACTGAGTACCATTTTCTGACCCTGGTTCTGGACACTCCCTATTACCACGGAGTTGAGCATCGTAATTCGACCATGCTTGTTCTTGGGCCGCCCGAAGATGGTCTTTACGTCGATTTGCTGGGCGTTAGCTCCCACGAATTATTTCACACCTGGAACATTATCCGGATTCGCCCGACAGAGCTGCTGCCGTATGATTTCACGCGGGAAAACTACTTTCCGACCTGTTTTGTGGCCGAGGGCGTCACTACCTATTATGGTGATCTGATCCTGCGCCGTTCGGGTGTGTTCAGCGATGAAGCTTACCGCAAAGAACTGCACGTTTTATTTAAACGACACTTTGAACAGAGCGGTCGGGCGGCACAATCGCTTGTCGAGTCCTCCTGGGATTTGTGGCTGGATGGCTACGAAAAAGGAGTTCCCGACCGGAAAGTTTCCGTTTATCACAAAGGTGCTATTGCGGCCATGATTCTGGATTTGCACCTCCGCCGAAAAACAAACCACCAGACCACACTCGATAATGTGATGCGCATCATGTGGGAGCGATTTGGCAAACCGTTTATAGGGTATAGCCTCGACGATTACCGCGCTGTTTGCGAAGAAGTAGCGGGTGAAAAACTGGATTGGTATTTCGATGCCTGCATTTTTAGTAATCAGCCGTTGGAAATGCTTCTAAATGATTATCTGAACTTTGTTGGGCTGCAAATAAGCTATGAGTCAGGTGACACGACCTCGCTCCTTTTGCACGATCTGGAGGATGCTGACGGGCAGGAAGAGCGCAAAAAGTGGTGGACGGAGCCAAGCGCTTAG